In Kordiimonas pumila, a single genomic region encodes these proteins:
- a CDS encoding amidohydrolase family protein, which produces MKVKAICNIVVAYLFFGMAGAVFAETTVIHAGHIIVEPGKPILENYSIIVENDKITAIKPGFVEGDKTVDLKGAYVLPGLIDMHTHVTLSLNLIDPTASILRAGVGRIPPLVFASLPRVQQVLHNGFTTIRNLGDPASITYDLRDAINQGIIEGPRILASEPQFNVSGGDYDAFSFGVKPEAEHFFENRGTCDGAIDCRRAVREEIHRGAGVIKLRMAGLGFMDNDIGAIEYEDEINAIVDTAHKLNRTVAAHSNSKPEGNRLIIMAGVDSIEHGPVAEAEVKLMKEHGVALTPTLIANETAKSWMDAIKAATGRDVYQETIDGAKNAYNTGVMIVYGTDLGLFGPEKQLDEFELLVKQAGMTPTDALKAATINAATVLNMQDKIGSLKDGKFADIIAVSGNPLADISAMKKIKFVMKAGKVYKDDNISK; this is translated from the coding sequence ATGAAGGTGAAAGCAATTTGCAATATTGTGGTGGCGTATCTGTTTTTCGGCATGGCGGGTGCGGTGTTTGCCGAAACGACGGTTATTCATGCAGGACATATTATTGTCGAACCGGGTAAGCCGATTCTAGAAAACTACAGCATTATTGTAGAAAATGATAAAATTACAGCGATTAAGCCCGGTTTTGTTGAGGGCGATAAAACGGTAGACCTTAAAGGTGCTTATGTTTTACCGGGCCTTATTGATATGCACACCCATGTCACCCTTAGCTTGAACCTAATAGATCCAACGGCTAGCATTTTAAGGGCTGGTGTAGGGCGGATACCACCACTGGTGTTTGCCAGCCTGCCAAGGGTGCAACAAGTATTACATAATGGTTTTACAACAATTCGTAATCTTGGTGACCCTGCAAGTATCACATACGACCTACGCGATGCCATTAATCAAGGCATTATTGAAGGGCCGCGTATTTTAGCGTCAGAGCCGCAGTTTAATGTCTCGGGTGGTGATTACGATGCCTTTTCTTTTGGAGTAAAGCCTGAGGCTGAGCACTTTTTTGAAAACCGAGGGACATGTGACGGTGCCATTGACTGCCGCCGTGCCGTGCGAGAAGAAATTCACCGTGGGGCTGGCGTTATAAAGCTGCGTATGGCCGGGCTTGGTTTTATGGATAACGATATTGGTGCGATCGAGTATGAGGATGAAATCAACGCAATTGTTGATACAGCTCATAAGCTGAACCGAACCGTTGCTGCGCACTCAAACTCAAAGCCTGAAGGTAACCGCCTAATTATTATGGCCGGTGTAGATAGTATCGAACACGGCCCTGTTGCAGAGGCTGAGGTTAAGCTAATGAAAGAGCACGGAGTTGCTCTAACACCGACACTTATTGCCAATGAAACAGCTAAATCATGGATGGATGCCATAAAAGCCGCCACGGGCCGCGATGTTTATCAGGAAACCATTGATGGTGCTAAAAATGCTTATAACACGGGTGTGATGATTGTATATGGAACCGATCTGGGCTTGTTTGGGCCTGAAAAACAGCTTGATGAGTTTGAATTGTTGGTAAAACAAGCGGGCATGACACCAACAGATGCCTTGAAAGCGGCTACTATTAATGCTGCAACGGTACTAAATATGCAGGATAAAATTGGTAGCCTTAAAGACGGTAAATTTGCAGATATCATTGCTGTTTCTGGCAATCCCCTTGCTGATATTTCGGCTATGAAAAAAATCAAATTCGTTATGAAGGCCGGGAAAGTCTACAAGGATGATAATATCTCCAAATAA
- a CDS encoding TetR/AcrR family transcriptional regulator encodes MPKRDPKHMQERRQQILDAAIMCFTERGYEAATMKQISEQAGLSIGALYTHFKNKRELIIELLEWANEHRGNIQINSLEELKAFFHAGADELSGEKNPGLHHLNIHILQSCFTDKEIRAALAKSTESSQRLMEHTLTKLKEKGEIRADYDIQASALLLAHIGTSATLHSFISSDITSDSIRSILIQQLNLMKPI; translated from the coding sequence ATGCCCAAACGCGACCCAAAACACATGCAAGAAAGAAGGCAGCAAATTCTGGACGCGGCCATAATGTGTTTTACAGAACGTGGCTACGAAGCTGCAACCATGAAGCAGATAAGTGAACAGGCCGGCTTAAGCATAGGGGCGCTTTACACACACTTTAAAAACAAGCGTGAACTTATCATCGAACTTCTGGAATGGGCGAATGAACACCGGGGAAATATTCAAATAAACAGCTTGGAAGAACTAAAAGCATTTTTCCATGCCGGTGCAGACGAACTTTCTGGCGAGAAAAACCCCGGTTTACATCATCTGAATATACATATTTTACAATCTTGCTTCACAGATAAGGAAATACGGGCCGCTCTTGCAAAGTCAACAGAAAGTAGCCAAAGGCTGATGGAACACACCTTAACCAAGCTAAAAGAAAAAGGCGAGATACGGGCTGACTACGACATTCAGGCCAGCGCACTGCTTCTAGCACACATTGGAACATCAGCCACGTTACACAGCTTTATTTCATCAGATATCACAAGTGATAGTATTCGCAGCATTCTCATACAGCAATTGAACCTTATGAAACCAATATAG
- a CDS encoding N-acyl-D-amino-acid deacylase family protein, whose translation MRSIIPSCIRICSIYGFALLGLAACGESQDRAPTPTSFLIENASVIDGTGSAAHRISVRVDGEQIIAVGDLNAMAGERIIDASGLVLAPGFIDTHNHHDWSMKEDPTLLPAVSQGITTIIVGQDGSSSVPISSMYAFLEKSPVALNYASYVGHNTVREQVMGDDNKRPATQAEIEQMADLVRRDITAGALGLSSGLEYDPGIYSSTGEVLTLAKAAASLGGRYISHMRSEDRAIWPAVEELIEIGRETGMPVQVSHIKLAMRSLWGKADDMIALLDAARAEGIDVTADIYPYDYWASSLEVLLPNRDFENRADFEFALSELVQPDDYYLIQFAPAPTLVGKSMGEIARARGEDPIDTYMALLKEVHAWEKANPESGMETEGVMGRSMRTDDVKKLMLWPHTNICSDGTYEGHPRGYGTYPRILGRFVRDEHVMPLEVAIHKMTGLAASHMGITDRGLIKEGYKADLVLFDADTIIDNATIAEATKLSTGIQNVWVNGTLVYNTGNATGEYPGQIIRYVP comes from the coding sequence ATGAGATCAATAATACCAAGCTGCATAAGGATATGTTCTATTTATGGTTTTGCGTTGCTGGGCCTTGCAGCCTGTGGCGAAAGTCAGGACAGGGCACCTACGCCAACAAGTTTTTTAATAGAGAATGCCAGTGTTATTGACGGCACAGGCTCTGCTGCACACCGTATAAGTGTTCGCGTTGATGGGGAGCAAATTATTGCTGTTGGTGATTTGAACGCTATGGCTGGCGAACGAATTATTGATGCATCTGGGCTTGTTTTGGCTCCAGGCTTTATTGATACCCATAATCACCACGACTGGTCCATGAAAGAAGACCCAACACTTTTGCCTGCGGTGAGCCAAGGGATAACCACCATCATTGTTGGACAGGATGGTAGCTCAAGCGTGCCAATTTCATCTATGTATGCTTTTTTGGAAAAGTCGCCGGTTGCCCTGAATTACGCTTCTTATGTTGGGCATAACACTGTGCGTGAGCAGGTTATGGGCGATGATAACAAACGCCCGGCAACACAGGCTGAAATTGAGCAAATGGCAGACCTTGTAAGAAGGGATATAACTGCAGGGGCACTGGGGCTTTCCTCTGGGCTTGAATATGACCCGGGCATATATTCCTCAACAGGGGAAGTACTGACACTGGCTAAAGCTGCTGCAAGCCTTGGTGGCCGCTATATTAGCCATATGAGAAGTGAAGACCGTGCCATATGGCCTGCGGTGGAAGAGCTCATCGAGATTGGCCGCGAAACCGGCATGCCTGTGCAGGTGTCACATATCAAGCTTGCCATGCGTAGCCTGTGGGGTAAGGCAGACGACATGATTGCCTTGCTGGATGCGGCGCGCGCTGAGGGTATTGATGTCACAGCGGATATTTATCCCTATGATTACTGGGCTTCAAGCTTGGAGGTTCTGTTGCCGAATAGAGATTTTGAAAACAGGGCAGATTTTGAATTTGCACTCAGTGAACTGGTGCAACCTGATGATTATTACTTGATACAGTTTGCCCCCGCCCCAACCCTTGTTGGCAAAAGCATGGGTGAGATTGCACGAGCGCGCGGCGAAGACCCTATTGATACGTATATGGCCCTTTTAAAAGAAGTGCATGCGTGGGAAAAAGCGAACCCAGAATCCGGTATGGAAACCGAAGGTGTGATGGGGCGCAGTATGCGTACAGACGATGTGAAAAAGCTTATGCTATGGCCTCATACTAATATATGCAGTGATGGCACTTATGAAGGCCATCCTAGAGGATACGGCACATATCCCCGCATTTTGGGGCGCTTTGTACGTGACGAGCATGTAATGCCACTGGAAGTGGCTATCCATAAAATGACAGGGCTTGCTGCAAGCCATATGGGTATTACTGACCGAGGCTTGATTAAGGAAGGCTATAAAGCTGATCTAGTGCTGTTTGATGCGGACACTATTATTGATAATGCTACAATCGCTGAAGCCACAAAGCTTTCTACTGGTATTCAGAATGTTTGGGTAAATGGTACGCTTGTTTACAATACAGGTAATGCAACAGGCGAATATCCTGGTCAGATTATTAGGTATGTGCCTTAA